In Aquimarina sp. TRL1, a single window of DNA contains:
- a CDS encoding T9SS type A sorting domain-containing protein — translation MKLSLLFTRKSVSVFAVLCIGYTAGAQQLKTQADQQPITKGHSLYKASKLYDSKSGPVETKISRVGDRALDRMEYEFNLLKNPYSGKIPKGIKDLEIEFSKKISTGDDFKKSAASMKGSFSYWKNRGPHNVGGRTRALAIDATNENVIFAGGVSGGLWRSTNGGTTWKKVTRPRQSPSITCIVQDPRPRKQHIWYYGSGERSGNSASGGGAFYGGNGVYKSMNGGRTWRLLQATNDGEIGSFSSFDLINSIAVDPTNGDLYVATFEGLHRSQDGGRSFEEVLAGGRDNRVEVTISSTGVIYATIDSEGDPNKGFFTSTDGTNWTDITPETMPETYGRTVMGIDPSNENTVYFFSQTPAGAGELLFKYDAGAGSWTELTENLPNTIGGRAGNLNLQGGYNMVVKVHPSNSDMVFVGGTNLYRSETGFTTPTGREGWVAGYTAASDSYALYPNQHPDQHALVFYPSNPDKVLTGNDGGVFVTEDITATSVDPEAVVWTSLNNGYVTTQPYAFSFDPDANSDDMLAGFQDNGTWFTNSTNPTEAWAEDFGGDGSVNAIADGGRTRYVSSQFGNVYRLNFDEAGEYESFTRVRPAGANGLGFVAPFILDPNNDNIMYMPAGNIIWRNNNLDEIPLFSNALATVNWVSLANTAAGGTITALGVSKYPVANRLYYGTNNGFIYRMDNANIDNQAVVDISSGKGLPPGHVSDITVDPSNSDRLIVSFSNYGIQSLFLSDDAGETWVNISGNLEENPDGTGNGPSVRGAAFFGSSQGFFGTKRQKVFAATSTGLYYANSLRGEKTRWIKEPIVIGNAVIHQVKTRKDGFVGVAAHGNGLFSARFPMILNQLPESTLSVAYLLPDLDADVNSEDTVIDVEGLFTQSAGNAISIELTNSNPDLVTATLSGNTLTLSYATDGVGQASIGLIATSGKEKVAEGFTVSVSKPALYEQTAAAINSTPSQLFLDFGGLAQSADDFVVPEGYTWKVDRVLAFGGANNAPELTNATVVIYADNGGVPGDEVYNSGALAPISEPNDANLNLLLPEELVLESGNYWLSVYVNLTFNPGATQWFWSSQEAGIGAESHFKDDLNLFGTGATDWTSLSVAFGKPQLDQVFQIYGIIQESGTAGVGQEVAKDEALVTLDAELKTAIWPNPSYNTFMFNFRAMGAQKKVSLHVFDITGKMVHEASDIDVRSEYVWNASDRPAGFYFVKIEGEGISKNLKLIKR, via the coding sequence ATGAAATTGTCATTACTCTTCACACGAAAGAGTGTTTCAGTTTTTGCAGTGCTGTGTATTGGATATACAGCCGGGGCTCAACAACTGAAGACACAAGCCGATCAGCAACCCATTACAAAGGGGCACTCGCTTTACAAAGCATCTAAACTTTATGACAGTAAATCCGGTCCTGTTGAAACAAAAATCTCCAGAGTAGGAGATAGAGCATTGGACAGGATGGAGTACGAATTCAATCTTTTAAAAAACCCTTACTCCGGAAAAATTCCAAAAGGAATCAAAGATTTAGAAATTGAATTCTCTAAGAAAATCAGTACCGGAGATGATTTTAAGAAATCTGCAGCTTCTATGAAAGGAAGTTTTTCGTATTGGAAAAATCGGGGACCTCATAATGTTGGAGGTAGAACAAGAGCATTAGCAATTGATGCGACGAATGAAAATGTAATTTTTGCAGGAGGGGTTTCTGGAGGACTTTGGCGTTCAACTAACGGAGGAACCACCTGGAAAAAAGTAACACGACCTAGACAATCCCCCAGTATTACCTGTATTGTTCAGGATCCAAGACCGAGAAAACAACATATTTGGTATTATGGGTCAGGAGAAAGATCAGGAAACTCAGCTTCTGGAGGAGGAGCGTTTTATGGAGGGAATGGAGTTTATAAGTCTATGAATGGAGGAAGAACCTGGAGATTACTTCAAGCTACAAATGATGGAGAAATTGGTTCTTTTTCTTCTTTTGATTTGATTAATTCTATTGCAGTAGACCCAACAAACGGAGATCTATATGTAGCAACCTTTGAAGGATTGCACCGTTCTCAGGATGGAGGAAGATCATTTGAAGAAGTGCTAGCAGGAGGTCGTGATAACCGAGTAGAAGTAACGATTTCTTCTACAGGAGTTATCTATGCAACCATCGATTCGGAAGGAGATCCAAACAAAGGATTTTTTACATCTACTGATGGGACAAACTGGACTGATATTACCCCAGAAACAATGCCGGAAACATATGGTAGAACTGTCATGGGGATTGACCCTTCTAATGAAAATACTGTTTACTTTTTCTCACAAACCCCAGCTGGAGCAGGAGAATTATTATTCAAATATGATGCAGGAGCAGGAAGCTGGACTGAGCTTACAGAAAACTTGCCAAATACCATTGGAGGAAGAGCAGGAAACCTGAACTTACAGGGAGGATATAATATGGTTGTAAAAGTACACCCTTCGAATTCTGATATGGTATTTGTAGGAGGAACAAATTTATACAGATCTGAAACAGGATTTACAACTCCTACAGGAAGAGAAGGATGGGTAGCAGGATATACCGCAGCTAGTGATAGTTATGCACTGTATCCAAACCAGCATCCAGATCAGCATGCCTTAGTATTCTATCCGTCGAACCCTGATAAAGTATTGACAGGAAATGATGGAGGAGTTTTTGTTACAGAAGATATAACAGCTACATCTGTAGATCCAGAAGCAGTAGTATGGACTTCATTAAATAACGGATATGTAACTACACAACCATATGCGTTTTCTTTTGATCCAGATGCTAATAGTGATGATATGTTAGCAGGATTTCAGGATAATGGAACCTGGTTTACGAATTCTACGAATCCAACAGAAGCATGGGCAGAAGATTTTGGAGGAGATGGATCTGTGAATGCAATAGCAGACGGAGGAAGAACCAGATATGTTTCTTCGCAATTCGGAAATGTATATCGACTTAATTTTGATGAAGCAGGAGAATATGAATCTTTTACGAGAGTACGTCCCGCAGGAGCAAATGGTCTTGGTTTTGTGGCTCCATTTATTTTGGATCCTAATAATGACAACATTATGTATATGCCTGCAGGAAATATTATCTGGAGAAATAATAATCTGGATGAGATCCCATTATTCTCTAATGCATTGGCAACGGTTAATTGGGTAAGTTTAGCGAATACTGCTGCAGGAGGAACGATCACTGCTCTTGGAGTTTCTAAATATCCAGTAGCAAATCGCCTGTACTATGGAACTAATAATGGGTTTATATACAGAATGGATAATGCTAATATCGATAATCAGGCAGTAGTAGATATCTCCAGTGGAAAAGGGTTACCTCCAGGGCATGTAAGCGATATTACAGTAGATCCATCTAATTCGGATCGATTAATCGTTTCATTTTCTAATTATGGGATACAAAGTTTATTCTTGTCAGATGATGCAGGAGAAACATGGGTGAATATTAGTGGTAATTTAGAGGAAAACCCTGATGGAACAGGAAATGGACCTTCTGTACGAGGAGCGGCATTCTTTGGTAGTAGCCAAGGGTTCTTTGGTACTAAAAGACAAAAAGTATTTGCAGCAACCAGTACAGGGTTATATTATGCAAATAGCTTAAGAGGAGAAAAGACACGATGGATTAAAGAGCCAATAGTTATCGGTAATGCGGTAATTCATCAAGTAAAAACAAGAAAAGATGGTTTTGTTGGTGTAGCTGCACATGGAAACGGACTATTTAGTGCCAGATTTCCTATGATTTTAAATCAGTTGCCAGAATCTACATTAAGCGTTGCATATTTATTACCAGATTTGGACGCAGATGTGAATAGCGAAGATACTGTAATTGATGTGGAAGGACTATTTACACAATCAGCAGGGAATGCTATTTCAATAGAGTTAACAAATTCGAATCCTGATTTAGTAACAGCTACCTTAAGTGGGAATACATTGACACTATCGTATGCAACTGATGGCGTAGGACAGGCATCTATAGGATTGATTGCTACTTCAGGAAAAGAAAAAGTAGCCGAAGGATTTACAGTAAGTGTAAGCAAGCCTGCTTTATATGAGCAGACTGCTGCAGCAATTAATTCAACCCCATCCCAATTATTCCTTGATTTTGGAGGATTGGCACAATCAGCTGATGATTTTGTCGTACCAGAAGGGTATACCTGGAAAGTAGACCGTGTATTAGCATTTGGAGGGGCGAATAATGCTCCGGAATTAACAAATGCGACAGTAGTTATTTATGCGGACAATGGTGGAGTACCAGGAGATGAGGTGTATAATAGTGGTGCACTGGCACCGATTTCAGAGCCTAATGATGCAAACCTGAATCTGTTACTTCCCGAAGAATTGGTATTGGAAAGTGGTAATTACTGGTTATCTGTATATGTAAATCTGACATTTAATCCTGGGGCTACTCAATGGTTCTGGTCTTCTCAGGAAGCAGGAATAGGAGCAGAGTCTCATTTTAAAGATGATTTGAATCTATTTGGAACAGGAGCAACTGACTGGACTTCTCTTTCAGTAGCTTTTGGAAAACCACAATTAGATCAGGTATTCCAGATTTACGGAATTATACAGGAGTCAGGAACTGCTGGAGTTGGACAAGAAGTAGCTAAGGATGAGGCGTTAGTAACATTGGATGCAGAATTAAAAACTGCGATCTGGCCTAACCCTTCTTACAATACATTTATGTTTAATTTCAGAGCGATGGGAGCTCAGAAAAAAGTATCTCTTCACGTATTTGATATTACAGGAAAAATGGTGCATGAAGCTTCTGATATTGATGTGAGATCTGAATATGTTTGGAATGCATCTGATAGACCTGCTGGATTCTATTTTGTGAAAATAGAAGGAGAAGGAATTAGTAAAAACCTAAAGCTTATCAAACGATAA